A stretch of Pseudomonas sp. 7SR1 DNA encodes these proteins:
- the ftsW gene encoding putative lipid II flippase FtsW — protein MSLMNIIKPYPSPLITGRGIDLDFPMLAGCLALLGLGLVMITSASSEVAAVQSGNTLYHMIRHLIYLVIGLGACIVTMMVPIATWQRLGWMMLLGAFGLLVLVLVPGIGREVNGSMRWIGFSFFNVQPSEIAKVFVVLFLAGYLVRRQKEVRESWMGFFKPFIVLLPMAGLLLMEPDFGATVVMMGAAAAMLFLGGVGLFRFILMVALAVAAVTVLVQAQPYRMARLITFTDPWADQFGSGYQLTQALIAFGRGEWLGVGLGNSVQKQFYLPEAHTDFVFSVLAEELGVVGSLCTVALFVFVCVRGMYIGLWAEKAKQFFAAYVAYGLSFLWIGQFLINIGVNVGLLPTKGLTLPFLSYGGSSLVICCACLGLLLRIEWESRTHLGSEEMEFHESDFAEEPTHGR, from the coding sequence ATGAGCCTCATGAATATCATCAAGCCGTACCCGTCGCCGTTGATCACCGGCCGTGGCATCGACCTGGACTTCCCGATGCTTGCCGGCTGCCTGGCGCTGCTGGGCCTGGGCCTGGTGATGATCACTTCGGCGTCCTCGGAAGTGGCCGCGGTGCAATCGGGCAACACGCTTTACCACATGATCCGTCACCTGATCTATCTGGTGATCGGCCTGGGCGCGTGCATCGTCACCATGATGGTGCCGATCGCCACCTGGCAACGCCTGGGCTGGATGATGCTGCTCGGCGCCTTTGGCCTGCTGGTGCTGGTGCTGGTGCCGGGGATCGGTCGCGAGGTCAACGGTTCGATGCGCTGGATCGGCTTCAGCTTCTTCAACGTGCAGCCTTCGGAAATCGCCAAGGTCTTCGTGGTGCTCTTCCTGGCCGGCTACCTGGTGCGGCGCCAGAAGGAAGTGCGCGAGAGCTGGATGGGCTTCTTCAAGCCATTCATCGTCCTGCTGCCCATGGCGGGCCTGTTGCTGATGGAGCCGGACTTCGGTGCCACGGTGGTGATGATGGGCGCTGCGGCGGCCATGCTGTTCCTGGGGGGCGTCGGACTGTTCCGTTTCATCCTGATGGTGGCGCTGGCGGTCGCGGCCGTGACCGTACTGGTACAGGCGCAGCCCTACCGGATGGCGCGCCTGATCACCTTCACCGACCCGTGGGCCGACCAGTTCGGTTCCGGCTACCAGCTGACCCAGGCCCTGATCGCCTTCGGGCGCGGGGAGTGGCTGGGTGTTGGGCTGGGCAACAGCGTGCAGAAGCAATTCTACCTGCCGGAAGCCCACACCGACTTCGTGTTCTCGGTCCTGGCCGAGGAGCTGGGCGTGGTGGGTTCGCTGTGCACCGTCGCGCTGTTCGTCTTCGTCTGCGTGCGGGGCATGTACATCGGCCTGTGGGCCGAGAAAGCCAAACAGTTTTTCGCCGCGTACGTGGCGTACGGCCTGTCGTTCCTGTGGATCGGTCAATTTTTGATCAATATCGGGGTGAACGTCGGCCTGTTGCCGACCAAGGGCCTGACCCTGCCATTTCTCAGCTATGGCGGCAGTTCCCTGGTGATCTGCTGCGCCTGCCTGGGCCTGCTGCTACGCATTGAATGGGAAAGCCGGACTCACCTGGGCAGCGAAGAAATGGAATTCCATGAAAGCGACTTCGCCGAGGAGCCGACTCATGGGCGCTAA